A genome region from Populus alba chromosome 3, ASM523922v2, whole genome shotgun sequence includes the following:
- the LOC118052569 gene encoding UPF0481 protein At3g47200-like gives MDQSDEVSLDVNELANSLREQLKIKKAFSPVRCIYRVPERLRKLNEKAYTPRVVSIGPLHHGKENLKAMEDHKIMCFKATTSGFSHQHLQQFLGQNLLVSVEDLVYVIKENEAALRDCYAETISLSRKDFATMILLDAVFIIMVLLNWKYMSELYCSARLDHIFYRPYKFSNVVFDMCLLENQLPFFILEKFLELSSVAANPENSSFGAPTATELHQSGMTFKNPKKGSLLDITFSNGILEIPQLKIEDSTEILFRNLQAFEQCHYRYMDTFISNYITFISCLVRSPNDVEVLTRKGNLKNMLNSDEAVSNLLYNLDQENAVVTDGFLSGVGEDLKSYCRKRRHKWMATLKQVYFNNPWTGISVFAATFLLILTVIQTVCSILQLP, from the exons ATGGATCAGAGCGATGAAGTTTCACTTGATGTCAATGAGTTAGCCAATTCTTTGAGGGAGCAATTGAAGATCAAGAAGGCTTTCTCCCCGGTACGCTGCATCTATAGAGTCCCCGAACGATTGCGGAAGTTAAATGAAAAGGCATATACACCTCGAGTAGTCTCAATAGGCCCTCTTCACCATGGTAAGGAAAATCTAAAAGCTATGGAAGACCACAAAATAATG tgtttcaaagccaccaccagtggtttctcccaccaacaccTGCAGCAGTTTCTCGGACAGAATTTATTAGTAAGTGTGGAGGACTTAGTTTATGTTATCAAGGAGAATGAAGCAGCATTACGTGATTGTTATGCAGAGACCATTAGTCTTAGTAGGAAAGACTTCGCAACAATGATCTTACTGGATGCTGTCTTCATTATTATGGTCTTACTGAACTGGAAGTACATGAGCGAGCTTTATTGCAGCGCACGTCTTGACCACATTTTCTATCGTCCATATAAGTTCTCTAACGTAGTGTTTGATATGTGCTTGCTTGAAAATCAGCTTCCATTCTTCATCCTCGAGAAGTTTTTGGAGCTATCCAGTGTAGCTGCCAATCCTGAGAATT CTTCTTTTGGCGCACCAACCGCAACGGAGCTCCATCAATCTGGCATGACGTTTAAGAATCCAAAAAAAGGCTCATTATTAGACATAACATTCAGTAATGGGATTCTGGAAATTCCACAGCTAAAAATAGAAGACAGCACAGAAATTTTATTCAGAAATCTACAGGCCTTTGAGCAATGCCATTATAGGTATATGGATACTTTCATAAGTAACTATATTACTTTCATCAGCTGCCTCGTCAGGTCTCCTAATGATGTGGAAGTACTTACTCGTAAAgggaatttgaaaaatatgctAAACAGTGACGAAGCAGTGTCAAATCTTCTTTACAATCTTGACCAAGAAAATGCTGTCGTTACTGATGGTTTTCTTTCGGGTGTCGGCGAAGATTTGAAGTCATATTGCAGAAAGCGTAGGCACAAGTGGATGGCAACCTTGAAGCAGGTTTATTTCAACAATCCATGGACTGGCATCTCTGTTTTTGCCGCTacttttcttcttattctcaCTGTCATACAAACAGTGTGCTCTATCCTTCAATTGCCATAA
- the LOC140955386 gene encoding uncharacterized protein produces the protein MPRRGSILESRSDRSTSRSDKSTSSKSFQTTSRHNNKASTVHQPVYQNTNEYYIPHLGSTHPSQHDYGRVDAYQYCEGFRFQDLLQTQGGFSRDNQLVYGGHNLYGSHGRVDGDDDDVNIRDADEGDGSNVRGVCDEDEDGVPSYHGSTSSPYNYDQIVKRKGFDTPMDPITRKKELCLYGTTEFNNASCGRAIGDILRSNFKGAWHSWEKVDSMCRDELFREFKKKYSFSEEDESIVRNIWEDKARIALNQQLTRARKNAMAKENTTNIIDCLDKGPTWINNDDWNQMIKDVWSTPEFQRRSESARRNRLSQTDGKISTHSGGTVSFASYRANMQEEAGGKEPPWDDVFSALHQSTKQSGSFVDNKSKKVVENYKMEMISKYGTDRENHPSFDGAAWCAASGGVTKGRVYGAPRMPKSIVSPSSSSHSYSVESSYPSSSYRALQEEIKKKDDLIFAMKRQMDSMQEYLVNNLGYHGGTSNIDQGMPSPLTPSILPHMAPQIMTSMGPTSQPIYRPTPRPLYPDQQYHGSSSQPEP, from the exons ATGCCTCGACGAGGATCCATATTAGAATCTAGGAGTGACAGGTCCACATCAAGGAGTGACAAGTCCACTTCATCCAAATCATTTCAAACTACATCAAGGCATAATAACAAAGCATCCACAGTTCATCAACCTGTGTATCAGAACACAAATGAGTATTATATACCTCATTTGGGGAGTACACATCCTTCTCAACATGATTATGGGAGGGTTGATGCATATCAATATTGTGAGGGATTTCGTTTTCAGGATTTGCTTCAAACTCAAGGAGGTTTCTCTCGAGATAACCAACTTGTTTATGGAGGACATAATTTATATGGGAGTCATGGGAgagttgatggtgatgatgatgatgtgaaCATTAGAGATGCAGATGAGGGAGACGGTAGTAATGTGAGAGGTGTATGTGATGAGGATGAAGATGGTGTTCCATCATATCACGGTTCAACATCTTCTCCATACAATTATGATCAAATTGTGAAAAGGAAGGGTTTTGACACGCCAATGGAtccaataacaagaaaaaaagagctttgTTTGTATGGAACAACAGA GTTCAATAATGCATCATGTGGACGTGCAATTGGAGATATTTTGAGGTCCAATTTTAAGGGAGCATGGCACTCTTGGGAAAAAGTAGATTCCATGTGCAGGGATGAACTTTTTAGAGAGTTTAAG aaaaaatattccttttCTGAGGAAGATGAGTCGATTGTTCGTAATATTTGGGAAGATAAGGCTAGGATAGCTTTGAATCAACAATTGACACGAGCTCGCAAGAATGCCATGgcaaaagaaaacacaacaaatattatagattgcCTTGATAAAGGTCCTACCTGGATAAACAATGATGATTGGAATCAAATGATCAAAGATGTTTGGTCCACCCCTGAATTTCAAAGGAGGTCTGAATCTGCTAGGAGGAATCGATTATCCCAAACAGATGGCAAAATAAGCACTCATTCTGGAGGAACGGTGTCATTTGCATCATATCGAGCTAACATG CAAGAGGAAGCTGGTGGAAAAGAACCTCCATGGGATGATGTCTTTTCAGCTTTGCATCAAAGTACCAAGCAGTCTGGTAGCTTCGTCGATAACAAGTCAAAAAAAGTGgtt gaaaattataaaatggagATGATTTCAAAGTATGGAACTGATcgggaaaatcatccttcattTGATGGAGCAGCTTGGTGTGCGGCTTCAGGAGGAGTTACAAAGGGTAGGGTATATGGTGCACCTCGTATGCCAAAATCTATAGTTAGTCCAAGCTCTTCATCACATTCCTACTCGGTGGAGTCATCATATCCCAGTTCATCATATCGAGCATTGCAAgaggagataaagaaaaaagatgatttgatttttgcaATGAAACGGCAGATGGATTCCATGCAAGAATATCTTGTGAACAATCTTGGATATCATGGCGGGACATCAAATATTGATCAAGGTATGCCATCACCTTTGACTCCATCAATACTGCCACATATGGCTCCTCAGATAATGACATCTATGGGTCCCACATCTCAACCAATTTATCGACCTACACCTCGACCTTTATATCCTGATCAACAATATCATGGTTCGTCTTCGCAACCAGAACCATAA